A single window of Pontiella agarivorans DNA harbors:
- a CDS encoding cation:proton antiporter: MLKRLSAALLISFSLIGAVSAADETQQPRQTQMVELQENPELHRSVYPASAGEAELHEIETELEEHFAAEAEHGITHMMMHLIIQLAVIIIFAKIGGFLAQNYLNMPSVLGELASGMIIGPYAIGGMLDLPVLGLLFVENHGFAASAELYGIATLASVILLFLAGLETDIGAFLRYSVVGSIVGLGGLIAAFVVGDLVAVVWPNNGIDSFMQPAALFLGVISVATSVGITARILAEKQKMASPEGVTILAGAVFDDVFGIITLAIVMGMAKAGSDGGHVAWGSIGLIALKAAGFFVVFTGLGLAFSRKITALIKRFRSKEMIVAICFGLALLLAGLAEMAGLAMIIGAYIMGLALSRTDLANEIEHHLQGVYNILVPIFFCVMGMMVDFFAMKPVLFFGSVYSLFAVFSKVFGCGIPALLTRFNLRGSLRIGLGMLPRGEVALIVAGIGLAGGVIDQGIFGVAIMMTVVTTMLAPPLLVKSFEGGSGLRKEMEEGHEDVEVIELEFPSHDIAEFLVNRFVRALQHEEFFVHHLHTDEPTYRVLKDDIAFTLVQGVNRITINVPRSNQHVARMILLEELLSLTDLLESTKQMKSVDEMGTDLMKGLFS; encoded by the coding sequence ATGCTCAAGCGTCTTTCAGCGGCATTGCTCATCAGCTTTTCATTAATCGGTGCGGTCAGTGCGGCGGACGAGACGCAGCAGCCCCGGCAAACTCAAATGGTGGAATTACAGGAGAATCCTGAATTGCACCGTTCGGTTTATCCTGCTTCGGCCGGGGAAGCTGAGCTGCACGAAATCGAAACGGAACTGGAAGAGCATTTTGCGGCGGAGGCCGAACACGGCATCACCCACATGATGATGCATCTGATCATCCAGCTGGCGGTGATCATCATTTTTGCCAAAATCGGCGGTTTTCTGGCGCAGAATTATCTCAACATGCCGTCCGTGCTGGGGGAACTTGCATCCGGTATGATTATCGGGCCGTATGCGATCGGCGGAATGCTTGATTTGCCGGTTTTAGGACTTCTTTTTGTTGAAAATCATGGTTTTGCGGCCTCGGCGGAGCTTTATGGCATCGCCACACTGGCCTCCGTCATTCTGCTGTTTCTGGCCGGACTTGAAACCGATATCGGGGCTTTCCTGCGCTATTCTGTGGTCGGTTCCATTGTGGGCCTTGGCGGGCTGATTGCAGCATTTGTTGTTGGAGATCTCGTGGCCGTTGTGTGGCCGAATAACGGAATTGACAGTTTTATGCAGCCGGCTGCGCTGTTTCTGGGGGTCATTTCGGTGGCCACTTCAGTGGGAATCACGGCGCGAATTCTGGCGGAAAAACAAAAGATGGCGTCCCCGGAAGGCGTGACGATTCTGGCCGGGGCGGTCTTTGATGATGTCTTCGGTATTATTACGCTTGCGATTGTTATGGGCATGGCGAAAGCGGGTTCGGACGGCGGGCATGTGGCGTGGGGAAGTATCGGACTGATTGCGCTGAAAGCCGCCGGTTTTTTTGTGGTGTTCACCGGTTTGGGGCTGGCCTTCAGTCGCAAAATCACGGCGCTGATTAAGCGCTTCAGATCCAAAGAGATGATTGTAGCCATCTGTTTCGGGTTGGCCCTGCTGCTGGCGGGGCTGGCGGAAATGGCGGGGCTGGCGATGATCATCGGTGCATACATCATGGGGCTGGCTCTCTCCCGTACGGACCTGGCGAATGAAATCGAGCACCATCTTCAAGGCGTATACAATATTCTCGTGCCGATCTTTTTCTGTGTAATGGGGATGATGGTCGATTTTTTCGCCATGAAGCCGGTGCTGTTTTTCGGTTCGGTTTATTCGCTTTTCGCGGTGTTTTCAAAAGTTTTCGGTTGCGGGATTCCGGCCTTGCTGACCCGCTTTAATTTACGGGGTTCGCTGCGCATCGGCCTGGGTATGCTGCCGCGCGGGGAAGTTGCACTTATTGTGGCGGGCATCGGCCTGGCCGGCGGGGTGATTGATCAGGGAATTTTCGGTGTGGCCATTATGATGACGGTGGTTACGACCATGCTTGCACCGCCGTTGCTGGTGAAATCGTTCGAGGGAGGTTCCGGACTTCGGAAAGAGATGGAGGAGGGGCACGAAGATGTTGAAGTCATCGAACTCGAATTTCCGTCCCACGATATTGCCGAATTTCTAGTGAACCGCTTTGTCCGTGCGCTGCAGCACGAAGAGTTTTTTGTTCATCATCTGCATACCGATGAACCGACCTACCGTGTGCTGAAAGACGATATCGCCTTCACGCTGGTGCAAGGAGTGAATCGAATCACCATCAACGTACCGCGTTCCAATCAGCATGTGGCCCGCATGATTCTGCTTGAAGAACTGCTTTCGCTGACCGATCTGCTCGAATCCACCAAGCAGATGAAATCGGTTGATGAAATGGGCACGGACCTCATGAAGGGCCTGTTTTCTTAA
- a CDS encoding DUF2490 domain-containing protein — MIKKIALFALLSLASISTTTVAERPWASTSELILLYNINPEWQIFSNSRLRFGDDFDTFNMWFADIGAHYRFHKNFNIGAAYRYLEYRVSGDWEGENRPMIQGHWFGSVADIKLRNRCRFEFRDYDFDRDDDVRFRNQTRAEFPWGIYGVKPYLEEEFFYSFNADNINQSWLTGGVYFKPADKTKVRVAYRWVATRASSNHEWKSANELYVALIQSF, encoded by the coding sequence ATGATTAAGAAAATTGCACTATTCGCACTGTTGTCACTCGCATCCATATCAACAACCACCGTTGCAGAACGGCCATGGGCTTCGACCAGCGAGCTGATCCTGCTGTATAACATCAATCCGGAATGGCAGATCTTCTCCAATTCCCGCCTGCGCTTCGGTGATGATTTCGACACCTTCAACATGTGGTTTGCGGATATCGGGGCACATTACAGATTCCACAAAAATTTCAATATCGGCGCGGCCTACCGTTATCTCGAATACCGTGTTTCCGGTGACTGGGAAGGTGAAAACCGTCCGATGATTCAGGGCCACTGGTTCGGCAGCGTGGCCGACATCAAACTGCGCAACCGCTGCCGGTTCGAATTTCGCGATTATGATTTTGACCGTGACGACGATGTCCGCTTCCGGAACCAGACCCGCGCCGAATTTCCGTGGGGAATCTACGGCGTAAAGCCCTACCTCGAAGAAGAATTCTTCTACAGCTTTAACGCAGATAACATTAACCAGAGCTGGCTGACCGGCGGCGTTTATTTTAAACCGGCCGACAAAACAAAGGTTCGCGTCGCGTACCGCTGGGTCGCTACCCGCGCTTCCAGCAACCACGAATGGAAAAGCGCCAACGAACTCTATGTGGCCCTCATTCAGAGTTTTTAA
- a CDS encoding DUF502 domain-containing protein, translating into MLGRTKNFLRTTVIGGVIVILPTIILIFAFRWLFNIVSEGIRPLTDLVIRYIDLPSRYDEAIAKAIVISVIILSCFFVGLFVRTRLGQWIFNGLENSVLNRAPGYKMVKETINQLLQKRESSFSSVALVRIYENDTKVTAFITDRYDDGTVTVFVPTGPNPTSGFIYHLNEKYVHPVDVSVEDAMRSVISCGAGSEKLIRGLKDHD; encoded by the coding sequence ATGCTGGGCAGAACGAAAAACTTTTTAAGGACCACGGTCATCGGCGGCGTCATTGTGATTCTTCCGACGATTATCCTTATTTTTGCGTTTCGCTGGCTTTTCAACATCGTGAGCGAGGGCATTCGCCCGCTGACGGATCTGGTGATCCGATATATCGATCTTCCCAGCCGCTACGATGAAGCGATCGCCAAAGCCATCGTGATTTCCGTGATCATTCTCAGCTGTTTTTTTGTGGGCCTGTTTGTGCGTACGCGACTGGGTCAATGGATTTTCAACGGCCTCGAAAACAGCGTACTGAACCGGGCTCCCGGCTATAAAATGGTCAAGGAAACCATCAACCAGCTTTTGCAGAAGAGGGAATCTTCATTTTCTTCGGTGGCACTGGTGCGGATTTATGAAAACGATACCAAGGTGACAGCCTTCATCACCGACCGGTATGATGACGGAACCGTAACGGTGTTTGTGCCCACGGGACCGAACCCGACATCGGGTTTTATTTACCATTTGAATGAAAAGTATGTGCATCCCGTCGATGTTTCGGTGGAGGATGCCATGCGCTCGGTGATCTCGTGTGGGGCGGGATCGGAAAAACTAATCAGGGGATTAAAGGATCATGATTAA
- the thiF gene encoding sulfur carrier protein ThiS adenylyltransferase ThiF has product MNILLNERKLEVDEKATLLGVKNAIRPEADVIIYNGAAVTADVPLNEGDSVNLIQRGEVPPAEELEALMVSRHTPGVHDKIKNATVGIAGLGGLGSAIAVALARIGVGKLILVDFDVVEPSNLNRQQYFIDQLGRTKTEALEENLKRINPYVSYETHCVKVVPANIPELFGSVDVMVEAFDRADQKAMLMQHFKSAPLVAASGMAGFGPGDTIGVRKMGDRIYIVGDRETGAAPGCGLMAPRVGICAHMQANTVLRILLGEE; this is encoded by the coding sequence ATGAATATTTTACTGAATGAACGGAAACTCGAGGTGGATGAAAAAGCTACTCTGCTGGGGGTTAAAAATGCGATCAGGCCCGAGGCCGACGTGATAATCTATAACGGAGCGGCTGTTACAGCGGATGTGCCGCTGAACGAGGGAGATTCTGTAAACCTCATCCAGCGCGGCGAGGTTCCGCCGGCCGAGGAGCTCGAAGCGCTCATGGTTTCGCGTCACACGCCGGGCGTGCACGACAAAATTAAAAACGCCACGGTGGGCATTGCCGGGCTCGGCGGTCTCGGTTCCGCCATTGCGGTGGCCCTTGCGCGGATCGGAGTCGGGAAACTGATTCTTGTCGATTTCGATGTGGTCGAGCCGAGCAATCTGAATCGCCAGCAGTATTTCATCGACCAGCTTGGCAGGACAAAAACCGAGGCGCTCGAAGAAAACCTCAAACGGATCAATCCCTACGTCTCTTATGAAACGCACTGCGTGAAAGTGGTGCCCGCGAATATTCCGGAGTTGTTTGGTTCGGTCGATGTTATGGTCGAGGCCTTCGACCGTGCCGACCAGAAAGCCATGTTGATGCAGCATTTCAAAAGTGCGCCGCTTGTCGCCGCTTCCGGTATGGCCGGTTTCGGTCCGGGCGACACGATCGGGGTTCGGAAAATGGGGGATCGGATTTATATCGTTGGCGATCGGGAAACCGGGGCCGCACCGGGGTGCGGACTCATGGCTCCGCGGGTCGGAATCTGTGCACATATGCAGGCGAATACTGTTTTGAGAATTTTACTGGGAGAAGAATGA
- a CDS encoding cupin domain-containing protein, producing MNLFEDIPENLPEELMEVLAESSNVRIERIVSDGHASPSDFWYDQDQNEWVLLVSGSAVLEFDDRKLEMNPGDHILIPAHEKHRVASTAQTGKTIWLAVFF from the coding sequence ATGAACCTGTTTGAAGATATTCCGGAAAACCTGCCTGAAGAACTTATGGAAGTTCTGGCGGAAAGTTCCAATGTGCGGATTGAACGGATTGTTTCCGACGGACACGCTTCGCCGTCGGACTTCTGGTATGATCAGGATCAGAATGAATGGGTGCTTTTGGTTTCGGGATCTGCCGTGCTGGAATTTGATGATCGGAAACTCGAAATGAATCCCGGTGATCACATACTCATACCCGCTCATGAAAAACACCGTGTAGCTTCAACTGCGCAAACCGGAAAAACGATCTGGCTGGCGGTGTTCTTCTGA
- a CDS encoding RNA polymerase sigma factor, with translation MNENIELLKQYAEHGDQTAFAQIVESYINLAYSAALSCLGNADQAGDACQLTFLELSKKAGKLSDSVQLGGWIHATARHFSKKIQRSEARRQTREQRYVDDMNMQQDREPDWSRLMPEIHEAIDQLNAAEREAILLRFFQQKSLAEVGSVLGITADAARMRLNRALERLNRQMALRGISSTAAALAAALPTHAMAAAPAELAKTISTSVLAGAGVTLSGTSTLTGAVITIMKTKTVLISAVVATTAITGTGVYLSSRHTETAHTDHPSVSAPPAAVEPARAEPAAIQKTVKAETADAFIPEPEPASLDIDPVYYRQAEQATGILEMALPMMGNQMVQTALAKQIENPSKKLRHRLSLDPEAVERFDEILAEHAATEKQRLQDAVTASSEALKNLLKTDREGLVNFVALQTMQKAGQPLSAAQEEYVQTYTKKMAENNVHMGLDAGNTQAPRQWYEVEEVIDSLNENLTIEQQEELAIQIEEQKNRKKEEAAYKRTNELANSLGLNEADRTALYKYLYQHPDATNEDITERVTPELRELMPNGAFPFGADGSETFPESEKQNQ, from the coding sequence ATGAATGAAAACATCGAATTATTGAAACAGTATGCAGAGCATGGCGACCAGACCGCCTTTGCGCAGATCGTCGAAAGCTACATCAATCTGGCCTATTCGGCCGCTCTTTCCTGTCTGGGCAATGCAGACCAGGCCGGAGATGCCTGTCAGCTCACCTTCCTGGAACTGTCTAAAAAAGCCGGAAAACTGTCGGACTCTGTTCAACTGGGCGGATGGATTCATGCGACGGCCCGTCATTTCTCCAAAAAAATCCAGCGCTCGGAAGCACGCCGCCAAACACGCGAACAACGATATGTGGACGATATGAATATGCAGCAGGACCGTGAACCGGATTGGAGCCGGCTGATGCCGGAGATCCACGAAGCTATTGATCAACTGAATGCCGCCGAGCGTGAGGCCATTCTGCTGCGATTCTTCCAGCAGAAAAGTCTGGCCGAAGTGGGCTCGGTTCTCGGCATTACGGCCGATGCCGCACGTATGCGGCTGAACCGGGCGCTGGAGCGACTGAACCGCCAGATGGCCCTGCGCGGAATCTCCTCAACGGCGGCGGCGCTGGCCGCAGCCCTTCCAACGCATGCCATGGCCGCGGCACCGGCAGAGTTGGCCAAAACCATTTCAACTTCCGTTCTTGCCGGTGCAGGAGTCACGCTTTCAGGAACCTCAACCCTAACAGGAGCAGTCATTACCATCATGAAAACAAAGACCGTACTTATCTCAGCCGTTGTCGCGACAACGGCTATCACCGGAACCGGAGTTTACCTATCCTCCCGGCATACAGAAACAGCCCATACTGATCATCCTTCCGTTTCTGCTCCTCCCGCAGCGGTCGAGCCTGCAAGGGCAGAGCCGGCAGCAATCCAGAAAACCGTAAAAGCAGAAACCGCAGATGCGTTTATTCCCGAACCTGAGCCTGCATCACTCGACATTGATCCGGTCTATTACCGGCAGGCAGAACAGGCCACCGGTATCCTGGAAATGGCCCTGCCCATGATGGGCAATCAAATGGTACAGACCGCGTTGGCAAAACAGATCGAAAATCCATCCAAAAAACTCCGGCACCGGCTTTCACTCGATCCGGAAGCAGTCGAACGGTTTGATGAAATTCTGGCCGAACATGCCGCAACAGAAAAGCAACGCTTGCAGGATGCCGTAACGGCATCCTCTGAAGCCCTGAAAAACCTTCTGAAAACAGACCGGGAAGGATTAGTGAATTTCGTTGCACTGCAAACCATGCAGAAAGCCGGACAGCCCCTCTCGGCGGCGCAGGAAGAATATGTTCAGACCTACACAAAAAAAATGGCGGAAAACAATGTTCATATGGGTCTGGATGCAGGAAACACTCAAGCCCCGCGCCAATGGTATGAGGTAGAAGAGGTGATCGATTCGCTGAATGAAAACCTGACCATAGAGCAGCAGGAAGAGCTGGCTATCCAAATCGAAGAACAGAAAAACCGAAAGAAAGAAGAGGCCGCCTACAAACGAACCAATGAACTCGCCAACAGCCTGGGCCTGAATGAGGCGGACCGCACCGCATTATATAAATACCTCTATCAACATCCGGATGCCACGAACGAAGATATTACCGAACGGGTTACTCCGGAGCTTCGCGAGCTGATGCCGAACGGTGCCTTTCCCTTTGGAGCCGACGGCAGCGAAACCTTTCCGGAATCCGAAAAACAGAATCAATAA
- a CDS encoding MBL fold metallo-hydrolase, which produces MIRATYSIGAYKLIVVQVLLSSYETFNYLLCRDGLAILIDCGEAAPVFQVLEKENLQLTDILITHNHGDHVGGCRAVQDRLGVLSVSPGVESRTFEILGTPCRSFATPGHLDICKSYCFPDLGIIFVGDTIIGGAVGRMMDGAAEPFFQSLEKIKQLPDETIVFGGHDYLEENAAFALSVNPENDAMRERLELYEAEPLAAVFQTLENEKKSNPFLQAESAEEFAELRLKKDRFG; this is translated from the coding sequence ATGATTCGAGCAACATATTCTATTGGAGCCTATAAACTCATTGTGGTGCAGGTGCTGTTGAGCTCCTACGAAACCTTCAATTATCTGCTCTGCAGAGACGGACTGGCCATTCTGATCGACTGCGGGGAAGCGGCGCCGGTTTTCCAGGTTCTGGAAAAAGAAAACCTGCAGCTGACGGATATTCTGATCACGCACAATCATGGTGACCACGTTGGCGGATGCCGTGCGGTGCAGGATCGATTGGGCGTGCTGTCGGTCAGCCCAGGTGTGGAAAGCCGGACGTTTGAAATACTGGGAACCCCGTGCCGGTCGTTTGCCACGCCGGGACATCTGGATATCTGCAAAAGTTACTGTTTTCCAGACCTTGGAATCATTTTTGTCGGCGACACCATCATCGGCGGAGCTGTTGGACGCATGATGGACGGTGCGGCGGAGCCGTTTTTCCAATCGTTGGAAAAAATAAAACAGCTGCCCGATGAAACCATCGTGTTCGGCGGGCATGATTATCTGGAGGAAAATGCAGCGTTTGCGCTGTCGGTTAATCCGGAAAATGATGCGATGCGAGAGCGATTGGAGCTGTACGAAGCTGAACCGCTGGCCGCGGTTTTCCAGACGTTGGAAAATGAAAAAAAATCAAACCCGTTTCTTCAGGCGGAATCCGCAGAAGAATTTGCGGAATTAAGGTTGAAGAAAGATCGGTTCGGCTAG
- the djlA gene encoding co-chaperone DjlA — protein MAWTGKIIGGVLGSLLGPLGTVVGVGIGHQFDKGAGKVKQVSQTFQVAFFGCLAKMARADGKITQDEIDAVEAIMARFRYTGETRKQAIEIFRRAKDDPHTAADYINQLAGVIQFNPQIAMTFIGALHAVAAADGAIHPNEREILLQVERAFRLRPGTIDAMLNGGFGGGAGGTRPAQANIIENAYKVLDVSPDASDAEIKKIYRQKCMEFHPDKLASKGLPEEFMTYAHEQLAKVNEAYDVIKKERGL, from the coding sequence ATGGCATGGACAGGTAAAATTATCGGCGGCGTACTCGGCTCACTGCTCGGCCCGCTCGGCACCGTCGTCGGCGTTGGCATCGGCCACCAGTTCGACAAAGGCGCCGGAAAAGTGAAACAGGTCTCCCAGACCTTCCAGGTCGCCTTCTTCGGCTGTCTGGCCAAAATGGCGCGGGCCGACGGAAAAATTACACAGGACGAGATCGATGCGGTTGAAGCCATTATGGCCCGGTTCCGCTACACCGGCGAAACCCGTAAACAGGCCATCGAAATTTTCCGCCGCGCAAAAGATGATCCGCACACGGCGGCGGATTACATCAACCAGCTCGCCGGCGTCATTCAGTTCAACCCGCAGATCGCCATGACCTTTATCGGGGCCCTTCACGCCGTAGCCGCGGCCGACGGCGCCATTCATCCCAACGAACGCGAAATCCTGCTGCAGGTCGAACGCGCATTCCGCCTGCGTCCCGGCACTATCGATGCCATGCTCAACGGCGGATTCGGCGGCGGTGCGGGCGGCACTCGCCCCGCTCAGGCCAATATCATTGAAAACGCCTACAAAGTGCTCGATGTTTCGCCCGATGCCTCCGACGCGGAAATCAAAAAAATCTATCGTCAGAAATGTATGGAATTTCATCCCGACAAACTGGCCTCAAAAGGCCTGCCGGAAGAATTCATGACCTATGCCCACGAACAGCTCGCCAAGGTCAACGAAGCCTACGACGTCATCAAAAAAGAACGCGGATTATAA
- a CDS encoding VF530 family protein has product MNEQPNNPLHGITLENLLNQLVDHYGWEELGQLIDIRCFNWEPSIKSSLKFLRKNQWARDQVEALFLDTDFKS; this is encoded by the coding sequence ATGAACGAACAACCGAATAATCCGCTGCACGGCATTACGCTGGAAAATCTGCTGAATCAGCTGGTTGATCACTATGGCTGGGAAGAGCTGGGGCAATTGATTGATATCCGTTGCTTTAACTGGGAGCCGAGTATTAAATCGAGCCTGAAGTTTCTGCGGAAAAATCAGTGGGCGCGGGATCAGGTGGAAGCCCTTTTTCTGGATACGGATTTCAAATCGTAG
- a CDS encoding tetratricopeptide repeat protein gives MKKNLFLFFFLTLSVVADENILLQRIIALENRVAELEEKLAPVLEEERVKNIVAQQKALARERMLLDAEYLKRIDLNLIEKAYQTGSKDWTTEEASRAFKLLIEKYPQANRTGCAVLGMAQAKRGKEQIELLEKAITEHGTCYFLNGVNVGAYARLYLGMRYKKEEKNEKAAKLFEEIKSRYPDAVDHKGQLLTSYIQGLE, from the coding sequence GTGAAAAAAAACCTCTTTCTATTTTTTTTTCTCACCCTCTCGGTCGTGGCCGATGAAAACATCCTGCTCCAGCGGATAATCGCCCTGGAAAACCGCGTAGCCGAACTCGAGGAAAAACTCGCGCCGGTGCTGGAAGAAGAACGGGTGAAAAATATTGTGGCGCAGCAGAAAGCCCTCGCCCGCGAACGCATGCTGCTCGATGCGGAATATCTGAAACGCATTGATCTCAACCTCATTGAAAAGGCTTATCAGACCGGAAGCAAAGACTGGACCACAGAAGAAGCTTCCAGAGCTTTTAAACTGCTCATCGAAAAATATCCACAGGCAAACCGAACCGGCTGCGCCGTGCTCGGCATGGCCCAGGCCAAACGCGGAAAGGAGCAGATTGAACTGCTGGAAAAAGCCATCACCGAACACGGTACCTGCTACTTTTTAAACGGTGTAAACGTTGGCGCTTATGCCCGGCTTTATCTCGGCATGCGCTATAAAAAGGAAGAGAAAAATGAAAAGGCCGCAAAACTTTTCGAGGAAATCAAAAGCCGCTATCCCGATGCCGTCGACCACAAAGGCCAACTCCTGACCTCATATATCCAGGGATTGGAATAA
- a CDS encoding DUF1971 domain-containing protein has product MNDQHAALPDSAEKAGETKWMNQDTVVPGILKKHLTPKGKWGYLVVKSGSLDYVWEDDLENVLTADPEHPIVIYPERFHHVVITGPVEFKVEFYVVPEKASTDQKEGDRPGEAFL; this is encoded by the coding sequence ATGAACGATCAGCATGCCGCGTTACCGGATTCGGCGGAAAAAGCCGGAGAAACCAAATGGATGAATCAGGACACCGTTGTCCCGGGGATCCTGAAAAAGCATCTGACCCCGAAAGGAAAATGGGGCTATCTCGTGGTCAAAAGCGGATCGCTGGACTATGTCTGGGAAGACGACCTTGAAAATGTGCTGACCGCCGACCCGGAGCATCCCATTGTGATTTATCCCGAGCGTTTTCACCACGTCGTCATCACCGGACCGGTGGAATTCAAGGTCGAATTTTATGTCGTTCCGGAAAAAGCATCGACCGATCAAAAAGAAGGCGACCGTCCTGGGGAGGCTTTTCTGTAA
- a CDS encoding Gfo/Idh/MocA family protein — protein MKMTDERKQKGLRWGIIGCGDVTEVKSGPAYQQTDDFELVAVMRRNLEKAQNYAKRHGVPKVFADAEALISDSAVDAVYIATPPDSHREYALKVAAAGKPCCIEKPMAPTHADCVEICAAFETAGVPLFTAFYRRTLPRFVQVKKWLEENRIGPLRHVSWTCCLPASELDRSGEYNWRTDATIAPAGHFDDLACHGLDLLAYYLGDFETVQGVSLNQQDLYSAKDAVAASWVHSTGITGTGTWNFGSAADMEQVEIFGEKGTITFSVFKEAPVRLTCGNEVEELFIAHPQHVQQPHVEALRDDLLNGIPHPSAGRAGIHAAWVMDKILGKIQSTGIFN, from the coding sequence ATGAAAATGACGGATGAACGGAAGCAAAAGGGATTACGCTGGGGAATCATTGGCTGCGGCGATGTGACCGAAGTGAAAAGCGGACCGGCCTATCAGCAGACAGATGATTTTGAGCTGGTGGCGGTTATGCGTCGAAATCTTGAAAAAGCGCAGAATTATGCAAAACGCCATGGCGTGCCGAAGGTTTTTGCAGATGCGGAGGCCCTGATTTCTGATTCGGCGGTGGATGCGGTCTATATTGCCACGCCTCCGGACAGCCACCGTGAATATGCACTGAAGGTGGCGGCGGCCGGCAAACCCTGTTGTATTGAAAAACCCATGGCACCGACGCATGCTGATTGTGTTGAAATCTGTGCGGCTTTTGAAACAGCAGGCGTGCCGCTTTTTACCGCTTTCTACCGTCGAACCCTGCCGCGTTTTGTACAGGTTAAGAAATGGCTGGAGGAGAACCGTATCGGTCCCCTGCGTCACGTAAGCTGGACCTGCTGTCTCCCTGCTTCGGAACTGGATCGGTCCGGCGAATACAACTGGCGGACGGATGCGACCATTGCTCCGGCGGGGCATTTTGATGATCTGGCCTGCCACGGGCTCGACCTGCTGGCCTATTATCTCGGCGATTTTGAGACCGTGCAGGGGGTGAGCCTGAATCAGCAGGATTTGTATTCGGCGAAAGATGCCGTGGCGGCGAGCTGGGTGCATTCCACAGGGATTACCGGGACCGGCACTTGGAATTTCGGAAGTGCTGCTGATATGGAGCAGGTTGAAATTTTCGGTGAGAAAGGAACCATAACCTTTTCCGTATTCAAAGAAGCTCCGGTGCGCCTCACATGCGGAAACGAGGTTGAGGAACTGTTTATTGCGCATCCGCAACATGTGCAGCAACCTCACGTTGAAGCTCTGCGCGATGACCTGCTGAACGGTATTCCGCACCCGTCGGCCGGAAGGGCCGGGATACATGCCGCATGGGTGATGGATAAAATCCTGGGAAAAATTCAGTCCACAGGAATCTTCAATTGA